The region ACAATATTTTCGGCTCGCAGATTCGCACCCGATGGGATGCGTTCCAGATCTTTGGCCTGCAAAAACCAGCCGATACTCGCTGGACTTTGGAAGCAGATTACCTGTCGGATCGCGGCCCATTCCTGGCCACCGATGGCAAATACCGTGGACTTGATAATTACGGCAACAGCTTCTTTGGCCAGGGCCTGGCGGCTTATGTGAATGATGGCGGTGTCGATAACCTGGGTCTTAACCGGCGCGATCTCGCCTTCCCGAATGCCAACCGCGGGATTGTTGATGCCCAGCATCGGCATCAGTTTCTCAACGGGATCGAACTCCAGGCGGAAGCCGGCTATGCCAGCGACCGTAACTTCCGCGAACAGTATTACGAGCAGCAGTTCGACACGGGCAAAGATCTCGAAATGTATCTGGGGATGACTCAAAGATACGATCAGCTCGCATGGTCAATCTGGGGTCGGCCGAGTGTGAATGATTTCGAATACACCACCCAGTGGTTACCTCGAGGCGATCTGTTCGTGCTGGGGACTCCCCTGCTCTCCAACATCCTGAGCTACAGTTCGCACAGTTCCGTCGGTTATGCGCAGCTCGATAATGCGGCACCACCACCAGACCCCAACGATCTCTTCACACCACTTCCTTATTATACCGATGCCAATGGTCTGGTGGCTATGACCAGGCATGCGATTGAAGCACCATTCCAGCTGGGAGAGCTGATGCTCGCCCCTTATGCCATGGGCGAAGCGGCTTTCTGGAGTGATGGCTTTACGAATGATTCGGTTGACCGGTTCTATGGCCGGGCGGGCTTAAGGGCTAATCTGCAGATGTGGCGGGTCTACCCCTATGTGCAGAGCGATCTCTACAACCTGAATGGCCTGGCTCACCGCATGAACTTCGGAGCCGACTATGGTTATGCGGCCAGCAGTACAAGTCTCAGTGAGATCCCCCAGTGGAATGAATTTGACGACAACTCTCAGGAGCGATTCCGCGAACGTTTGGTCGTGAATACTTTCGGTGGCATCCTTCCAAATGTCTTCGAGCCGCGAAATTATGCTGTTCGATCGGGTGCAGCCACAGGTGTCGCTGACCCTTACCACGAGCTGGTGGATGATCAGCAGGTGCTGGCACTCGCGTGGACACATCGACTGCAGACGAAGGTCGGCCCTCCGGAACGATTGCGAATTAAGGACTGGATGACACTCGATCTGGGGGTCAACTACTATCCCGATGCAAGTCGGGATAACTTTGGCGAATCGTTCGGCCTCTTCAATGCCCGCTATGCCTGGTATGTGGGTGACCGTACCAGCATTCATGCCAGTACATTGCTCGACTTCTTTGATGATGGCCAGAAGATCTTCAACGTCGGAGTGCTGACTCAGCGCAGCGTTCGCGGCAGTGCTTACGTGGGCTTCCGACAGGTCGATGGCGGCGCGCTGCTCAGCCAGATTCTGACGGCCAGCTACAGCTACCAGATGAGTCCCAAGTGGATCTCCACGGCGGGAACAGCTTATGACGTGGGTGAAGGTCAGAATCGCGGCCAGTCGCTCACAATTACTCGTGTGGGCGAATCGTTCCTGGTTCATCTGGGAGCCAGCTACGACGCCAGTAAAAACAACCCCGGGATTGCCATTTCGATTGAACCCAAGCTGGGCAATCGCAAGACATCCCCGACCATGATCAGCCCTTTGATGGGGGCAGGCTTCTAACTGAGCGGGCTGCGAGGAACGGAATCCATGAACCCAGCATCCTTGAAAGCACTGGCCAATTCGTCTGGCGGCAGGCCGGAAGAAAATCACGCTTTCGCTGTTGATTCTCATCCACGAGAGGACAGCCCGGTGATCGCCCGGTTGAGCGCATCTCCGATGCCAGGATCGTTACCGAAACTCGCTCCAGGATCGTCTGCAATTCGAGACCAGGCCACAGAGACAGTTCCCATCGATCCTTTGAAGATTCGGATTCATCAGTCGGCCGTTGATCGTCCCGAATGGCGTCAGCGTCTGGTGGAAATTGAGAAGGGATTAGCCACTGCCCTGCGCACAGACAGCACGCTGTTCATGCATCTGTTTTTCGATTCGATCATTATGGCCAGCGGGGCTGTGCTCGGTCTGCATTTGTGGCAATGGGTGGCCCTGACGGCCACTCTGATGATCGTGTTGACTGTGGAACTCCTCAGCCAGGCAATTCGCCGACTGGCACTGTTGGCTCACCGCCCTCATGAAAAACGCACGCCACTCACCGAAGTGACCCATCAGACCGAAGCGCTTTGTTTCGCAGCCAGCTTCGTCACCATTCTGGGCGGGCTGGTCATCACCACGTTGATCTTTGCTCAACGCATTTACGAAACGATTCCTGAGTAGGCTCAGCCGTTCAGTGATGATTGTGCTGTAGGGTGCAAGGAGTTCCGACGGATTGCACCAGTGAAGACGTCACATGTGCATATCGTTCCCGATTGGTGCATTGGCATGCACCCTACAAATGCGGTGTATAGAGACCACGCCAATCGCATGATCTGCCACAAACTTTCCCGCGTATTTGGGTGGGAAACTCTTGTAATCGATCGCTTCCCATCATCGTGAGGGAGGGTTTTACGACTAGTTGCAGAACCATCGACGACTCAGCATCACTGCTCACACATCCAGATCATCCACCTGATTCGCCTGTTCCATGATCAGTTTGTAGCGCTCGGCAGGTTCCTTCCCCAGCAATTTTTCAAACGTCTGGTCGGCTTCGAGCTGATTGTCGATATCGATACGGAGCAGGATGCGCGTCTTCGGGTCGAGTGTCGTCTCTTTCAACTGGGAAGGAGTCATCTCACCCAGACCTTTAAATCGCAGCACATCCGGGTTTCGATTTGCTGGAAGTGAATCGAGAAACTCTTCTTTATGCAGATCGTCGCGGGCATAGAAGATTTGGTTGCCTGACTGGATGCGATACAACGGGGGCTGTGCCAGAAACAACTTGCCCTGTGTAATCAACACGGGCATGTGCCCAAAGAAGAAGGTCAGCAACAGCGTACTGATGTGATACCCGTCCGAATCGGCATCCATCATCAGAATGATCTTGCCGTAGCGCAAGCGATGCAGATCAAAGTTTGGCCCGATCCCTGTCCCTAATGTCTCCACCAGATCCTTGATTTCCTGATTATCGAGGATCTTTGCCGTCGTCATGTTCTGGGTGTTGAGCACCTTGCCTCGAAGTGGCAGGACGGCCTGAGTCCGGCTGTCGCGTCCCATACCGGCAGTTCCACCAGCCGAAAGACCTTCGACGATGAACAGCTCGGATTCATCCGCATTGGTGGATCGACAATCGAGGAGTTTACCAGGCAGACTCAACCTGCGGGCCGCGGGCGATTTCCGGCGGACTTCACTGGCCGCCTCACGACTGGCAGCCCGAGCTCTCGCGGCCAGCACGATCCGCCCGACGATCGCATCGGCCGTTGTCTTATTACTCGACAACCAGTTCTCGAGCGCAGGCCGGATCTGCCCTTCGACGACACTCGACATCTCAGGGTTATTGAGTTTTTCTTTGGTCTGGCCCTGGAACATGGGCTCTGCCAGAAAGACCGAAAGCAGCCCCACAATTCCTTCGCGAATGTCATCGTTCTGGATCGTGAGACCTTTGACCTTGATATCGTGCACTTCCATGTAATTGCGAACGGCTTTGCCGATGGCACTTTTAAGTCCGCTTTCGTGAGTGCCGCCAGCGTGGGTGCGGATGCCGTTCACATAACTTCGCAGGTGCTCATCCGTCGATTCTGACCAGCGAAAGACCGCTTCGACTTTATAACTGCCATCATCTTTCGAGAACTGAAACAGATTTTCATGGACAGGTTTACGCTGCCCTTCGGTCATCAGGCGGGCGAGGTAAGTCTGCAGTCCATCGGGATGATGCAGGACGACAGTTTCTTTCTTGGCTTCATCGATCAATGTAATCTTGAGCCCGGCATGAATGTACGAAATGTCTTCCAGATGAGCCTTGATCGTCTCGATGCTGAAGACAGTTCGTGCGAAGATCTCTTTATCGGGCCGGAAGAAAACATCGGTTCCGCGACCTCGAAAAGGACGTACCTGCTTGAGAGCAGTCGTGGGTTTACCGCGTTTGAAGCGCTGCTGCCATTCGAAGCCATCGCGATGGATAGTGGCGACCATTTCTTCCGAAAGGGCATTCACCACCGATGAGCCCACACCATGCAGACCACCGCTGCGTGCATAGGCATTTTTGCTGAATTTCCCACCCGAGTGGAGCGTGGTGAGGATCGTTTCGAGCGCCGACTTTTTCGTTTTGGGATGTAGATCGACAGGAATGCCGCGACCGTTATCACTCACGGAACAGGACTCGCCATCTTTATGCAGAGTGACCGTGATCTCAGTCGCTTCACCCGCCAGGCATTCATCGACACTGTTATCGACGATTTCCCATAAGAGGTGATGCAGCCCGCGGGCATCGACACCGCCGATATACATGCTGGGTCGGCGGCGCACGGCCTCCAGACCTTCGATCACTTCAATATCTGATGCGGTATAGGCTGTCGCCATGTCACTTCCTGATCGACTGAATTTCTCGCCTGAATACTACTGCTTTGTGCCATGATTGCCGCTCTGGGCAAGCATGTCTTCGAGATGATCAACACGGGCTAGTCAGGGTCTTCCTTCCAATCGATCAACCTTCAATGCTGTTCCAATCCACCAGTGCAATCTCGGGTCGCACAATTTCGCCCACCTGACTGCGATGGCTGACCTTGACCCCTTTGCCTCCACGTGTCGTCAATGCATATTTCATCTGCCCGCAGGTCAGTTCCTTTTCGTTAGCCAGCTTGAGCCTCAACACATCGCTGGGTCGCGACATCAGTGCCGCACCCAGGACGAGATCCTTCTCTTTCTCTTCCAGGCGAATGCCGCGCACACCTTTCCCTGCTCCAGAAAGGACAGGAATCTCTTCGAGTGAGAAGTGAATGAGCCGCGCTTCGCGAGTGACGAGAAAGACCGATGTCTGATCAACGATCAATTCGACCTTGGCCACCACGTCACCTTCCTGCAGCTTACAGAACTTGCGGCCCGATCTCGTGCTCGCTGTGCGAAATGGCTGAAGCGGCACACGCATCACCTGCCCCTGGGCTGTGGTGACAAAGAGATGTGGCGGTGCGGGTTCGGCTCCTTCGGCTGTCTCTTCGGCAACCGCGGTAAAGCGAGGGTCTGTCGTGACGGCGGCAATCACCTGCACACCATCTTTGAACTTGTAATGCTTGGTGAGTGGTTCGCCGTACCCAGAAGAAACCGGCACCTGAGAAATGGGCATCGTGTAGGCAATTCCGTCGCTGGCAAAGAAGATCACATGATCGACCGTGCTCCCTGGGAGGACATCGAGCACCTGGTCGCCTTCGCGGACGCGCGTCGATTCCACACTTTGCAGCCGGCCGACACGTTTGATCCACCCATCTTTGCTGAGCACCACATTCGTATTCTCACGAACGATATAGTGCGATTCATCAAACTCAGTGACTTCGTCGGAAGAGCCCAAAGTCGTTCGCCGCTTATCGCCAAACTGCTCACTCAGCTCGCGCAGTTCGCCTTCGATGACATTCCAGATGCGATCGTCTTTGGCAAGAATGCGTGTGATCCGGTCGGCCTCTTTCTGTTTGGTATTCAGTTCCGCGAGGACGGTATCAATTTCCAGCTGGGAAATGCGGTACAACTGCATTTCGAGAATCGCCATGGTCTGCGGTTCATCGAGCGGAAAGGCCGCCATCAACTTGTCGCAGGCATCTCGCTTGCCGTTGCTGTTGCGAATGATCTTGATGGCCTTGTCGATCCCGTTAAAGATGATCTCCAGGCCGCGCAGGATATGAATCCGCGCCTGCAGTTGATCAAGTTGAAACTGGAAGCGTTTCTTGACGACCTTCAAACGGAACTTGAGAAACTCACCCAGCAAACGATGGAGCGGCAATCGTGCTGGAGTTAACAGCCCCTGATCATCCGGAATCAAGACCGTGCTGTTGTAGTTGAAGTTCTGCTCCAGTGGCGTCTTTTTATAGAGGAACGCCATCACCGATTCCGGGTCACTCCCTTTCTTCAGTTCCAGAACCACACGCAAGCCGTGTTTATCGTCGGTTTCATCAGCCGCGTTAATCAGTTGAGGCAGCTTGCGGCTTGCGATCACATTGCCAATCTCTGCCAGCAGCGGCCCTGTTTCGACGCCATAAGGTACTGAATAGATCACCACCCGGTCTTCCACTTCCGCCCGCTTCTCTTTATCCATCCGCCATTCGGCCCGCACCTTGAAAGCCCCACGCCCTTCCTCATAAATGGGGAGCATCGCTTTCCGATCGGTAATCATTCTCCCACCCAACGGAAAATCGGGGCCCTTGATGAACTTGAGCAGTTCCTTGGTAGACGCCTCAGGATTTGTAATGAGGTGAATACAGGCTTCGAGCACTTCTTTTAAGTTATGGGGCGGCATATTCGTCGCCATCCCCACGGCAATGCCGGCAGTCCCATTGACCAGCAGATTCGGAAACCTGGTGGGCAAGACGACCGGTTCTTTGCGGGTGCCGTCATAATTGGGCCGCATTTCGACAGTGTCGAACCGCAACTCGTTCATGAGTTGTTCGGCAATGCCCGTCAGCCTGGCTTCGGTGTATCGCTCGGCGGCAGCGGGCAGGCCCATGATGGAGCCAAAATTTCCCTGCCCGTCGACGAGCGGGTATCTCAAAGTGAAATCTTGAGCGAGGCGAACGAGTGTGTCGTAGACCGATTGATTGCCGTGAGGGTGATAATTGCCGGTGGTATCGCCGGAGATCTTCGCGCACTTGCGCGTCTTCGCATCGGCCATCAGCCGCAATTCTTCGTACATGACGTAGAGGATGCGGCGCTGGACGGGTTTGAGACCATCTCGAACATCGGGCAAAGCACGCGACTGAATGACAGACATCGCGTAGTTAAGGTATCTCCGCCGGGTCTCAGAGGAGATTTCCCGAAACTGAATACGGTCTTCCTGATTTTCTGTCACGGAGGATCCTGGTGTCGAACTGTTTCGTTTTGGCACTCAATCAACCTTCCTGGGAGAGCTTGACGCTCTTATCGGCTGGGAAAAGCGGGTTGCTTTTGCCGGGGATCATGACGGATTTCGCTTCTTTGGCAAACTTTTCCGTTCAGCGGGTTTTTGCCGATAAGCGGGAATACACCACTCTTACGAGATTTGCAACTCGACGTAAGGCATGAATTGCCAACAGCTTGTTGGCTTGGAGAACTTGGACGTTCCAGCCCGGGAATCGTTCATTTCTCGACGGGCCAAATTCCGAAAAGAGAAGCGAGTCTGATTTGTAGTCTCCGCGACGACTGGCCACGAAGGCAAATCCCGTTGCGTATGGGCCTCAATTCAATTGTTGCTGTTGAATCCGTCCCACGGAGGGGATGAAATGCAATTCCTGAAATTGTCTGTCTTGATCCTGCCTGCAGTCATCTGTCATTCGGCAATTGCCAATGATCCGATTTACCTGCCGGCCGAAGTGGTTGCACCCGCACCTCAGGCAGCATCCTTTGGTAACATGCCTGTGGTGACTGCACCAGCCGAACAGGTTCCACCTTCTCCACTGTATGCATACCCCACAGCTGCTGAATCGGAGTTCGCTCCGATTCCCAAAGCCCCATCGATCCATACACCGGTCATCTCTCGCCAGGTGACTCCACCTCCTGCTGCGACGACCACGATCCCACAGGGGGCAGTTGTTTCGGAAGCTCCACAAAGCGGATATGTTCGCCTGGGTGCACCGCTCTATCCATCACCCTCACCACACGTGCCAGTCTGGACGGGTGGAAGCATGATTACCAATCAGGCCTTTGCACCTCACGAAATGCTGTATGCCCATAAGTACAAGGCTCTTTATCCACCTTACTATCACAAGGTGAAAGGCCACTGGTTACTAACCCCATTTGGTGTTAAATCGCACGAGCGATGGGAACTGCAGGGGACGATGGTCGAAG is a window of Planctopirus limnophila DSM 3776 DNA encoding:
- a CDS encoding LPS-assembly protein LptD — its product is MKGYLRLSIWVFIGLVGLLLAITGIGGGAHLWARTTAPQESISLSADWLQEWEQGREHIGLFRGHCQITQGATTWQADKMVVWVESADVDSTVVEDRLVIWLEGNVQEISATGHRSDSSRLLKLRTIAGVDLSVRGRVSDQPAIDDALYIRALKQRFAGTPEAALARSELLQTQLTVDPPALTIPPGSGNSGFANPGVMTPQLGQPAPSMNNSPAPAAMRRVRIFPRSAVPFDVRSFRNENTLPPEQVVQLTGGVTIIVDGIERVGVIDLSADNAVIWTTALGKEEFSTESLQTGDTPYQVYLEGNIVIRQGENIVRATRAFYDAREDRALILDAELKSIIPDQQGLTVRVRAESIRQLSRDTFQARNAYVTTSQLGEPVYRIQSSDIFIDQRTWSPWSQPTVDPETGLLKPNTIPWVTAQNNAFVFGSVPLLYAPVISGPAEDPNIPIQGFTFGQDNIFGSQIRTRWDAFQIFGLQKPADTRWTLEADYLSDRGPFLATDGKYRGLDNYGNSFFGQGLAAYVNDGGVDNLGLNRRDLAFPNANRGIVDAQHRHQFLNGIELQAEAGYASDRNFREQYYEQQFDTGKDLEMYLGMTQRYDQLAWSIWGRPSVNDFEYTTQWLPRGDLFVLGTPLLSNILSYSSHSSVGYAQLDNAAPPPDPNDLFTPLPYYTDANGLVAMTRHAIEAPFQLGELMLAPYAMGEAAFWSDGFTNDSVDRFYGRAGLRANLQMWRVYPYVQSDLYNLNGLAHRMNFGADYGYAASSTSLSEIPQWNEFDDNSQERFRERLVVNTFGGILPNVFEPRNYAVRSGAATGVADPYHELVDDQQVLALAWTHRLQTKVGPPERLRIKDWMTLDLGVNYYPDASRDNFGESFGLFNARYAWYVGDRTSIHASTLLDFFDDGQKIFNVGVLTQRSVRGSAYVGFRQVDGGALLSQILTASYSYQMSPKWISTAGTAYDVGEGQNRGQSLTITRVGESFLVHLGASYDASKNNPGIAISIEPKLGNRKTSPTMISPLMGAGF
- a CDS encoding diacylglycerol kinase encodes the protein MNPASLKALANSSGGRPEENHAFAVDSHPREDSPVIARLSASPMPGSLPKLAPGSSAIRDQATETVPIDPLKIRIHQSAVDRPEWRQRLVEIEKGLATALRTDSTLFMHLFFDSIIMASGAVLGLHLWQWVALTATLMIVLTVELLSQAIRRLALLAHRPHEKRTPLTEVTHQTEALCFAASFVTILGGLVITTLIFAQRIYETIPE
- a CDS encoding DNA gyrase/topoisomerase IV subunit B — encoded protein: MATAYTASDIEVIEGLEAVRRRPSMYIGGVDARGLHHLLWEIVDNSVDECLAGEATEITVTLHKDGESCSVSDNGRGIPVDLHPKTKKSALETILTTLHSGGKFSKNAYARSGGLHGVGSSVVNALSEEMVATIHRDGFEWQQRFKRGKPTTALKQVRPFRGRGTDVFFRPDKEIFARTVFSIETIKAHLEDISYIHAGLKITLIDEAKKETVVLHHPDGLQTYLARLMTEGQRKPVHENLFQFSKDDGSYKVEAVFRWSESTDEHLRSYVNGIRTHAGGTHESGLKSAIGKAVRNYMEVHDIKVKGLTIQNDDIREGIVGLLSVFLAEPMFQGQTKEKLNNPEMSSVVEGQIRPALENWLSSNKTTADAIVGRIVLAARARAASREAASEVRRKSPAARRLSLPGKLLDCRSTNADESELFIVEGLSAGGTAGMGRDSRTQAVLPLRGKVLNTQNMTTAKILDNQEIKDLVETLGTGIGPNFDLHRLRYGKIILMMDADSDGYHISTLLLTFFFGHMPVLITQGKLFLAQPPLYRIQSGNQIFYARDDLHKEEFLDSLPANRNPDVLRFKGLGEMTPSQLKETTLDPKTRILLRIDIDNQLEADQTFEKLLGKEPAERYKLIMEQANQVDDLDV
- a CDS encoding DNA gyrase/topoisomerase IV subunit A translates to MTENQEDRIQFREISSETRRRYLNYAMSVIQSRALPDVRDGLKPVQRRILYVMYEELRLMADAKTRKCAKISGDTTGNYHPHGNQSVYDTLVRLAQDFTLRYPLVDGQGNFGSIMGLPAAAERYTEARLTGIAEQLMNELRFDTVEMRPNYDGTRKEPVVLPTRFPNLLVNGTAGIAVGMATNMPPHNLKEVLEACIHLITNPEASTKELLKFIKGPDFPLGGRMITDRKAMLPIYEEGRGAFKVRAEWRMDKEKRAEVEDRVVIYSVPYGVETGPLLAEIGNVIASRKLPQLINAADETDDKHGLRVVLELKKGSDPESVMAFLYKKTPLEQNFNYNSTVLIPDDQGLLTPARLPLHRLLGEFLKFRLKVVKKRFQFQLDQLQARIHILRGLEIIFNGIDKAIKIIRNSNGKRDACDKLMAAFPLDEPQTMAILEMQLYRISQLEIDTVLAELNTKQKEADRITRILAKDDRIWNVIEGELRELSEQFGDKRRTTLGSSDEVTEFDESHYIVRENTNVVLSKDGWIKRVGRLQSVESTRVREGDQVLDVLPGSTVDHVIFFASDGIAYTMPISQVPVSSGYGEPLTKHYKFKDGVQVIAAVTTDPRFTAVAEETAEGAEPAPPHLFVTTAQGQVMRVPLQPFRTASTRSGRKFCKLQEGDVVAKVELIVDQTSVFLVTREARLIHFSLEEIPVLSGAGKGVRGIRLEEKEKDLVLGAALMSRPSDVLRLKLANEKELTCGQMKYALTTRGGKGVKVSHRSQVGEIVRPEIALVDWNSIEG